Within Odocoileus virginianus isolate 20LAN1187 ecotype Illinois unplaced genomic scaffold, Ovbor_1.2 Unplaced_Contig_149, whole genome shotgun sequence, the genomic segment TTGGCCGGGAGTAAATGAAGAGAATTGACCCATAGTACAAGGTGACAGCTGTCAGGTGAGAACCACAGCTGGAGAAGGCCTTCGAGCAGCCTTGGGTGGACTGGATCTTCAAGATGGCAGCAATGATGAAGAGATAGGAGGCAAGGGTAAACACAGTGGGAGTGATGACCTTAGAGACAAGCAAGAAATAGAGCACAGCCTGGTAGCTTTCCTTCACATCACAGGCCAATTTGACAAGGGGAGGCAGATCACAAAAGAAATCATCAATGACATTGTCCCCACAGAAGTTCAAGGTAAATGTTTCACTTGTGACGATGGTTGAGTTCACGAAGCCACCAAAATATGATGCTGCAACAAGACTGGCACATAAACTTGGAGACATGGCCTGGGAATAAAGCAAGGGGTTggagatggccacatagcggtcataagCCATGGCAGCCAACAGGTAACATTCAGTGTAGTCCATTCCAGCAGCGAAGAAGAATTGAGCTAGGCAGCCAGCAAAGGAGATGCGTTTGTCATCAGAGATGCAGGTCATCAGGATTTGGGGGGCATAGACAGAAGCATACC encodes:
- the LOC110130247 gene encoding olfactory receptor 9G19-like translates to MDEKNFTTVKEFILLGFTTDPWLQRLLFYIFLIIYIISLLGNITLISLICSDYRLHIPMYFFIGSLSFLDLWYASVYAPQILMTCISDDKRISFAGCLAQFFFAAGMDYTECYLLAAMAYDRYVAISNPLLYSQAMSPSLCASLVAASYFGGFVNSTIVTSETFTLNFCGDNVIDDFFCDLPPLVKLACDVKESYQAVLYFLLVSKVITPTVFTLASYLFIIAAILKIQSTQGCSKAFSSCGSHLTAVTLYYGSILFIYSRPSTSYALERDKVVSVFYTVVIPLLNPLIYSLRNKDVKDALREMIEKAVS